In Onychostoma macrolepis isolate SWU-2019 chromosome 14, ASM1243209v1, whole genome shotgun sequence, a single window of DNA contains:
- the fgf1a gene encoding putative fibroblast growth factor 1 isoform X1, translating to MTEADPAVKLGPPDYKKLARLYCMNGGFHLRLAADGSVAGAREEDEYSILRIKATSPGVVVIEGAEAGLYLSMNEDGKLYASSLVTDESYFLERMEENHYNTYQSQKHGENWYVGIKKNGKMKRGPRTHIGQKAIFFLPRQVDQTKD from the exons ATGACGGAGGCCGATCCTGCGGTGAAACTCGGCCCTCCCGACTACAAGAAGCTCGCGCGGCTGTACTGCATGAACGGAGGATTTCACCTGCGGCTCGCGGCGGACGGATCCGTGGCTGGAGCGCGAGAGGAAGACGAATACA GCATACTGCGCATAAAAGCAACAAGTCCAGGAGTGGTGGTCATTGAAGGAGCAGAGGCAGGACTTTACCTCTCTATGAATGAAGACGGCAAGCTGTACGCTTCA TCATTAGTAACAGATGAAAGTTATTTCTTGGAGAGGATGGAGGAAAACCACTACAACACGTATCAGTCTCAAAAGCATGGTGAAAACTGGTACGTCGGAATAAAAAAGAACGGAAAAATGAAACGCGGTCCAAGAACACACATTGGACAAAAGGCGATTTTCTTTCTCCCTCGACAGGTGGACCAGACAAAGGActga
- the fgf1a gene encoding putative fibroblast growth factor 1 isoform X2: protein MTEADPAVKLGPPDYKKLARLYCMNGGFHLRLAADGSVAGAREEDEYSILRIKATSPGVVVIEGAEAGLYLSMNEDGKLYASSLVTDESYFLERMEENHYNTYQSQKHGENWWTRQRTEA from the exons ATGACGGAGGCCGATCCTGCGGTGAAACTCGGCCCTCCCGACTACAAGAAGCTCGCGCGGCTGTACTGCATGAACGGAGGATTTCACCTGCGGCTCGCGGCGGACGGATCCGTGGCTGGAGCGCGAGAGGAAGACGAATACA GCATACTGCGCATAAAAGCAACAAGTCCAGGAGTGGTGGTCATTGAAGGAGCAGAGGCAGGACTTTACCTCTCTATGAATGAAGACGGCAAGCTGTACGCTTCA TCATTAGTAACAGATGAAAGTTATTTCTTGGAGAGGATGGAGGAAAACCACTACAACACGTATCAGTCTCAAAAGCATGGTGAAAACTG GTGGACCAGACAAAGGActgaggcctga
- the ndfip1 gene encoding NEDD4 family-interacting protein 1: MTDQRSGYQQLNNEEESAEVFQQAADAPPPYSSITASNAAFFEYKEDEVYPKPPSYNVATSLPSYDEAERSKAETTVPLVTDRDEDFIARDSFDDTDQLRVGNDGIFMLTFFMAFLFNWIGFFLSFCLTTSAAGRYGAISGFGLSLVKWVLIVRFSTYFPGYFDGQYWLWWVFLVVGFLLFFRGFVNYSRVRNMADHSMSTLPRTRVLFIY; encoded by the exons ATGACGGATCAGAGGAGTGGATATCAGCAG TTGAATAATGAGGAGGAGTCAGCGGAGGTGTTTCAACAAGCCGCGGATGCGCCTCCACCGTACAGCAGCATCACAGCGAGTAACGCAG CTTTCTTTGAGTACAAAGAGGATGAGGTTTACCCCAAACCCCCCTCATACAATGTTGCCACGTCACTGCCGTCATACGACGAGGCTGAGAGGAGCAAAGCAGAGACCACCGTTCCTCTAGTCACCGACAGG GATGAGGACTTCATTGCCAGAGACAGCTTTGATGATACGGATCAACTGCGTGTTGGGAACGATGGGATATTCATGCTTACATTTTTCA TGGCGTTCCTCTTTAACTGGATTGGCTTCTTCCTGTCCTTCTGTCTGACCACGTCTGCGGCTGGACGCTATGGAGCCATCTCTGGGTTTGGACTGTCCCTGGTCAAATGGGTCCTGATTGTCAGG TTTTCTACCTACTTCCCTGGATATTTTGATGGCCAGTACTGGCTGTGGTGGGTTTTCCTTGTTGTTG GATTCCTGCTGTTCTTCCGGGGATTTGTTAACTATTCCAGAGTTCGCAACATGGCAGATCATTCCATGTCTACCCTTCCTCGAACCCGAGTTCTTTTTATCTATTAG